Genomic DNA from Candidatus Bathyarchaeota archaeon:
GGCTTGCGGTAGGTATTCAGAATCAGCTCTTTGACCTTGGCAAGCTTCGCTTTACGGTCGAAGAGAATCTCAGCCTCAAATAGTTTTTGATCTATCTCGGGAGGGTTCTCCCTTAGAACCCATCTCTCCGGGACGAAGTCTAAATCTATAAAGAAACCGTCGATCTCAGCGCGCTCCACATACTCATAGCCGAGATTCCTAGAATCCACAATTAATAGGTCTATGTCGCTGCTTGACACTGCTTCGCCTCTGCTCCAGCTTCCGAAAAGGCAGACCCCTGATATGCTATCTCTAGCCTTCAGATCGTCTAGAAGTTCTTGGATTACTGAACCGACTTTCTCCGGCCAATCTCCCAATCTTTTCCCTCGCCGCATTCTAGCTCTCGTCATTCTAGTATAAAAGTTTCAACCCTTTATGTAGTTTTTACGGGCAGAGGAGACTTTTCATCATGTTGAGTGCTGCCTGTTTGGTCATATAAATATTTAGGCCGACCGAAAAATTTAAATATTAGAAGCCCCGCATAGTATCGGTCAAAACGGGGCTAATGAGCTAACTGATGATTCGGATCTCCCGGAGAACGGGAGGTGAAGAATCACGTTTTGTGAGGTTATCCGTTTTACTCTTTAGGCATAATAATGGAGGGTATGACCGAGATGGAGAAGAAGGAACTTCAGCCTCAGAGGCAGATAATGGCCAGCAAGTGTCCAGAATGTGAGAGTACAAACCTAATTCACGATTACGATAGTGGAGAGACCATATGCGGTAATTGCGGGCTCGTTGTGCAGGACATTATGATGGATGAGGGGCCTGAGTGGAGAGCGTTTACACAGGAGGAGAAGGAGTCCCGCAGCAGAGTTGGCATACCCACCTCATACTCGGTCCATGACAAGGGGTTATCAACGTCTATAGATAGGATTGACCGCGACGCGTTTGGCAGGAAGCTTCCACTATCGACGAGGCTCCAGATGTGGCGCCTGAGGAAGTGGCAGATAAGATCTAGGGTTCACTCATCTATAGATAGGAATCTTGCTCAGGCAATGACTGAACTTGACCGCCTATCAGATAAGGTTTCAGCACCCTCAGCGGTTAAGGAGAAGGCTGCGCTCATATACCGCAAAGCATTGGATGAGGGTCTTGTTAGAGGAAGGTCTATCGCCGCTATCGCGGCCGCTTCCCTCTATGCAGCCTGCAGGGCGACTGGCACGCCTAGAAATTTGAGGGAGATTGCAAGAGCAAGCTTGGTTAAGAAGAAGGATGTTGCTAGATGCTATAGGCTTCTGCTGCGTAAGCTTGATATTCAGATGCCGATCGCTGATCCCATCATATACATATCAAAAATATCTGAGAAAGCAGCGATACCGGGTCACATACAGTCGATAGCTGTTCAAATCTTGAGCGAGGCTAAAGAAAAAAATATTTCTGCGGGAAAGGATCCGATGGGGCTTGCCGCAGCGACTCTTTATATCGCATGTAAGAGGGCCGGCGAAAAGAAGACCCAGAAGGAGATCGCTGACGCTGCAGGCGTCACAGAGGTCACTGTTAGGAATAGGTTTAAGAATCTTAAGAAGCTGCTGAACCTGGAAATCCCTGATTAGACTTCAGATTTATCCTCGTTACCCATCTTC
This window encodes:
- a CDS encoding transcription initiation factor IIB — encoded protein: MASKCPECESTNLIHDYDSGETICGNCGLVVQDIMMDEGPEWRAFTQEEKESRSRVGIPTSYSVHDKGLSTSIDRIDRDAFGRKLPLSTRLQMWRLRKWQIRSRVHSSIDRNLAQAMTELDRLSDKVSAPSAVKEKAALIYRKALDEGLVRGRSIAAIAAASLYAACRATGTPRNLREIARASLVKKKDVARCYRLLLRKLDIQMPIADPIIYISKISEKAAIPGHIQSIAVQILSEAKEKNISAGKDPMGLAAATLYIACKRAGEKKTQKEIADAAGVTEVTVRNRFKNLKKLLNLEIPD